The following proteins are co-located in the Gordonia polyisoprenivorans genome:
- a CDS encoding alpha/beta fold hydrolase — MRAQSLPGQGVTLRADVWLPEQTGTRGSVLLLHGGGQTRHSWQRTGRRLAEHGWSAYAVDARGHGESQWADDGDYSIAAHARDVVDVAESLSEPLVLVGASLGGMASLIAQATNPGLARALVLVDITPRAEPEGLARIHSFIQRGLDGFDSLEDALHAVAAYNPHRRRPPRIEGLRKNLRQRDGRWYWHWDPRILTHRENSPEQAAAREGHAREAARRIDVPTLLIRGAQSDVVSDAGVRELLELIPGSTHLDVSGAGHMVGGDDNDVLSEGLLDFLDTL; from the coding sequence GTGAGGGCACAGAGCCTTCCGGGACAAGGCGTCACGCTGCGCGCGGATGTGTGGCTGCCGGAGCAGACGGGCACACGTGGGAGTGTGCTGTTGCTCCACGGGGGTGGCCAGACCCGGCATTCGTGGCAGCGCACCGGTCGGCGGCTGGCTGAACACGGGTGGAGCGCCTATGCCGTCGACGCCCGGGGCCACGGGGAGAGCCAGTGGGCCGACGACGGGGACTACAGCATTGCCGCACATGCCCGCGATGTCGTCGATGTTGCCGAATCCCTTTCGGAACCACTGGTTCTCGTCGGCGCATCGCTCGGTGGGATGGCCTCGCTGATCGCGCAGGCCACCAATCCCGGACTGGCTCGTGCGCTGGTACTCGTCGACATCACACCGCGTGCCGAGCCGGAAGGGCTCGCGCGCATCCATTCCTTCATCCAGCGCGGGCTCGACGGCTTCGATTCTCTCGAGGACGCGCTGCACGCGGTCGCTGCCTACAATCCCCACCGCAGACGTCCACCTCGCATCGAGGGACTTCGCAAGAACCTTCGGCAGCGCGATGGCCGGTGGTACTGGCATTGGGATCCGCGCATTCTCACCCACCGCGAGAACAGCCCTGAACAAGCTGCCGCCAGAGAAGGTCACGCACGCGAGGCGGCACGTCGGATCGACGTCCCGACGCTACTTATCCGGGGTGCCCAGTCCGACGTCGTCAGTGATGCCGGAGTCCGCGAATTGCTCGAGCTGATTCCCGGATCCACCCACCTCGACGTGTCGGGTGCGGGCCACATGGTCGGCGGCGACGACAACGACGTGCTCAGCGAAGGACTGCTCGACTTCCTCGACACCCTTTGA
- a CDS encoding class I adenylate-forming enzyme family protein: protein MNLAELTRYWGKTRPTQDAIVFEGRTQSWAEVDAITDALARGLAARGVGAGDRVGLLMLNRPELAHLILAVVKLGAIGVPLNFRLTGPELAPMITDSAPRVIIVEERFAGLLDVAADHADFEVFSVDGTSHRPYDTLIDSGRAPVVDISPDDPAFICYTSGTTGVQKGALITHRSAMTPGISQTISFGFTSSDRVMCSAPLVFTGSLLSIFVQLVLVPGATMVLLREFDPEIALDIFEREQVTATTTVPVIWERMAALPDFGRRTLAEFTFAGTGGAPVSPDLLEFYREHGIPLIQVYGLTEASGMVSTLSYQDALTRSGFAGLALVGTEVRIGDPGTTTPAGEVGEILVRGEHVMREYWAKPEATAATLTDGWLRTGDLGLQDEQGFLKIVDRSKDMLISGGINVYPAEIEKTLHAIDGLVDCAVIGVKDETWGEVPMVVFHSEREPAAVIADIAAVSEVNLAKFKRPKHAVALDEPLPRTFSGKLAKPTLRQRFPSVPASAVPISPVSATPVAVTPEPQPPAPVGGETVTA from the coding sequence ATGAACCTCGCAGAACTCACCCGCTACTGGGGCAAGACGCGACCCACCCAGGACGCCATCGTCTTCGAGGGACGGACCCAGAGTTGGGCGGAGGTCGACGCCATCACCGATGCCCTCGCCCGCGGGCTCGCCGCGCGGGGAGTCGGCGCGGGCGACCGGGTCGGCCTGCTGATGCTCAACCGCCCCGAACTCGCGCACCTGATCCTTGCCGTCGTCAAACTCGGCGCAATCGGCGTCCCGCTGAACTTCCGGCTGACCGGCCCCGAACTGGCGCCGATGATCACCGACAGCGCGCCGCGCGTCATCATCGTCGAGGAGCGGTTCGCCGGGTTGCTCGACGTAGCGGCCGACCATGCCGACTTCGAGGTGTTCTCGGTGGACGGCACGAGCCACCGACCCTATGACACGTTGATCGACTCCGGGCGCGCACCCGTCGTCGACATCTCGCCCGACGATCCCGCGTTCATCTGCTACACCTCGGGGACCACCGGCGTGCAGAAGGGTGCGCTGATCACCCATCGCAGCGCGATGACGCCGGGAATCTCACAGACCATCAGCTTCGGCTTCACCAGCTCCGATCGTGTGATGTGTTCGGCTCCACTGGTGTTCACGGGCTCGCTGCTGTCGATCTTCGTCCAGCTGGTCCTGGTGCCGGGGGCGACCATGGTGCTGTTGCGCGAATTCGATCCCGAGATCGCCCTGGACATCTTCGAACGGGAGCAGGTCACCGCCACCACCACCGTGCCGGTCATCTGGGAGCGGATGGCCGCGCTCCCCGACTTCGGACGCCGCACGCTGGCCGAGTTCACCTTCGCCGGAACCGGCGGGGCACCGGTGAGCCCGGATCTTCTCGAGTTCTATCGAGAACACGGTATTCCACTGATCCAGGTGTACGGACTGACCGAGGCGTCCGGGATGGTCTCCACACTGAGTTACCAGGATGCCTTGACGCGCTCCGGTTTTGCCGGTCTCGCGCTGGTCGGTACCGAGGTGCGGATCGGCGATCCCGGTACGACGACGCCGGCCGGCGAGGTCGGCGAGATCCTCGTCCGGGGCGAACACGTGATGCGGGAGTACTGGGCGAAGCCCGAGGCGACCGCGGCCACCCTGACCGACGGCTGGTTGCGGACCGGTGATCTCGGGCTCCAGGACGAGCAGGGATTCCTCAAGATCGTCGACCGCAGCAAGGACATGCTGATCTCCGGTGGGATCAACGTCTATCCCGCCGAGATCGAGAAGACGCTGCACGCGATCGACGGTCTTGTCGACTGCGCGGTGATCGGGGTCAAGGACGAGACCTGGGGCGAGGTGCCCATGGTGGTCTTCCACAGCGAGCGGGAACCCGCCGCGGTGATCGCCGACATCGCCGCGGTCTCCGAGGTGAATCTGGCAAAGTTCAAGCGCCCCAAGCACGCCGTCGCATTGGACGAGCCACTTCCGCGCACCTTCTCCGGAAAGCTCGCCAAACCGACGTTGCGCCAACGCTTCCCCAGCGTGCCTGCGTCCGCGGTTCCCATCTCCCCGGTGTCGGCCACCCCGGTTGCCGTCACCCCGGAACCCCAGCCGCCGGCGCCGGTCGGTGGAGAAACGGTGACGGCGTGA
- a CDS encoding CaiB/BaiF CoA transferase family protein, whose amino-acid sequence MTGYSLLNGVRILEVAQLAPSSLGGHLADLGAEVIKIETGPLGDPVRVGGSRTIGDDDGPAFMHLRWNRGKRSVELDLRSEQGKRDFLDLAARSDAVVEGMRGGYLDWLGLGLPELRKVNPRIVLCSVSGMGTDGPYRTLGTGGPVFDAFAGLREVNTPTDEPPTDGMAGSRTPPIAMYAMGAYGAMALLAALHKATATGEGSHVEVAGIDIAAAWMPDLVDAELNRDASTARSTWLPDGRLPDWPRLEAYRTADGEAILFGSHVEKFWHHFLLAVDREDLIDVDLTHVDDGAGDRADLVWRELTKIFATRTRAEWIEVFLEHGIAGGPVNSVHDLLDDPHFRARETTYTVSHPTAGQLEFLRSPVRVHGEKFAPALPPEVGADTAEVLAELVDRG is encoded by the coding sequence ATGACCGGTTATTCGCTCCTGAACGGGGTACGCATCCTCGAGGTCGCACAACTCGCTCCGTCCTCGCTCGGCGGCCACCTGGCCGACCTGGGGGCCGAGGTGATCAAGATCGAGACGGGCCCGCTCGGCGATCCGGTTCGCGTCGGCGGCAGTCGGACCATCGGCGACGACGACGGCCCCGCCTTCATGCATTTGCGGTGGAATCGGGGCAAGAGGTCCGTAGAGCTCGATCTTCGTTCCGAACAGGGCAAGCGCGACTTTCTCGATCTCGCCGCCCGCAGCGACGCTGTCGTGGAGGGGATGCGCGGCGGTTATCTGGACTGGCTCGGCCTGGGGCTGCCCGAACTCCGCAAGGTCAATCCGCGCATCGTCCTGTGCAGCGTCTCGGGTATGGGCACCGACGGTCCCTACCGGACCCTGGGCACCGGCGGCCCTGTATTCGACGCGTTCGCCGGTCTGCGCGAGGTCAACACCCCGACCGATGAGCCACCCACCGACGGGATGGCGGGTTCGCGGACCCCGCCCATCGCGATGTACGCCATGGGCGCCTACGGTGCGATGGCCCTGTTGGCGGCTCTGCACAAGGCCACGGCGACCGGCGAGGGCAGTCACGTCGAGGTCGCCGGAATCGACATCGCCGCCGCGTGGATGCCGGATCTCGTTGACGCCGAGCTGAATCGAGATGCATCGACGGCACGGTCCACGTGGCTACCCGACGGGCGGCTGCCCGATTGGCCCCGCCTGGAGGCCTATCGCACCGCCGACGGCGAAGCCATTCTCTTCGGCTCACATGTCGAGAAGTTCTGGCACCATTTCTTGCTAGCGGTGGACCGCGAAGACCTGATCGACGTCGATCTCACCCACGTCGACGACGGCGCCGGCGACCGCGCGGATCTCGTCTGGCGTGAACTCACCAAAATCTTTGCCACCCGCACGCGCGCCGAATGGATCGAGGTCTTCCTCGAGCACGGCATCGCCGGCGGCCCCGTCAACAGCGTGCACGATCTGCTCGACGACCCGCACTTCCGGGCGCGCGAGACCACCTACACCGTCTCCCATCCCACCGCCGGGCAGCTCGAATTCCTCCGGAGTCCGGTGCGGGTGCACGGCGAGAAATTCGCGCCCGCACTGCCTCCCGAGGTCGGCGCCGACACCGCAGAGGTCCTCGCCGAACTCGTCGACCGCGGATGA
- a CDS encoding PaaI family thioesterase, whose translation MTPTPSSSSAAARLRPSWQDQLQPTAPGADEFAELTEAVALLAESFTRSDPPPEVVAVLAARIREIAAVLADYEVSEDDQPVGKLWDRPGRGQILTPALHIDEVTAETVRARFTLGRFHSGCDALNGGVTPMIFDEALSRLANAGGRPWARTAHLAVDYLAPAPLHRELSVTAELVGEDGRKRWMRGEIRDDTTLLAEATGLWIVPRPPQPKAHS comes from the coding sequence GTGACGCCGACGCCCTCCTCATCGTCGGCCGCGGCTCGGCTCCGACCCTCTTGGCAGGACCAGCTGCAGCCGACCGCCCCGGGGGCCGATGAGTTCGCCGAACTCACCGAAGCCGTTGCACTGCTTGCCGAATCGTTCACTCGCAGCGATCCACCACCGGAGGTGGTCGCCGTGCTCGCCGCGCGCATCCGCGAGATCGCCGCCGTGCTCGCCGATTACGAGGTCTCCGAGGACGACCAGCCCGTCGGGAAGCTGTGGGATCGCCCGGGTCGTGGGCAGATCCTCACTCCGGCGCTGCATATCGACGAGGTCACCGCCGAGACGGTCCGTGCCCGGTTCACCCTCGGTCGCTTCCATTCCGGTTGCGATGCGCTCAACGGCGGCGTCACCCCGATGATCTTCGACGAGGCGCTGTCACGACTGGCCAATGCGGGCGGGCGCCCCTGGGCGCGCACCGCGCATCTTGCCGTCGATTACCTCGCTCCCGCACCCCTGCACCGGGAGTTGTCGGTGACCGCGGAACTCGTCGGCGAGGACGGCCGTAAACGCTGGATGCGCGGGGAGATCCGCGACGACACCACCCTGCTCGCCGAGGCCACCGGACTCTGGATCGTCCCCCGTCCACCACAACCGAAAGCTCACTCATGA
- a CDS encoding aromatic ring-hydroxylating oxygenase subunit alpha, whose translation MEREEKIQLTKRLIAHVDHDSTDYADDLLRVPFSVFDDPELARKELAVVRRFPHIVAHVDEFEKTGSFVTTDLMGTPLLLVKQSDGTIRAFSNVCRHRGSKLEFAESGCKRVFSCPYHNWAYGKDGALRGMPHAEGFDGMDRAEYGLVEFPCEVRHSLVWVVPTQGADLDIAATLGHKHDAEVADTGMTTSYQVRKETWRLGMNWKIAVDGVQDSYHLCQLHTKTVCNYLEGNITAFDMVDRSWRLVVARKSITEVRDADPDTYDVRDYSLANYTVYPGTMLVTEPNHFEVWTIVPDPDDPNVSYCTIRLLSPTKPQTAREERILEKNWDLLMETLHDEDWFVTKTITDNAANGQVDELIYGRNELPGQVFHAMVARDVAALAAPVGEPVA comes from the coding sequence ATGGAACGGGAAGAGAAGATCCAGCTGACCAAGCGGCTGATCGCCCATGTCGACCACGATTCGACCGATTACGCAGACGACCTCCTGCGGGTTCCGTTCTCCGTCTTCGACGATCCGGAACTGGCGCGCAAGGAACTCGCGGTGGTGCGTCGATTCCCGCACATCGTGGCCCATGTCGACGAGTTCGAGAAGACCGGCAGCTTCGTGACGACCGACCTGATGGGTACGCCGTTGCTCCTCGTGAAGCAGTCCGACGGAACCATCCGCGCATTCTCCAATGTGTGCCGTCACCGCGGTTCGAAGCTCGAGTTCGCCGAGTCCGGGTGCAAGCGGGTGTTCAGCTGCCCCTACCACAATTGGGCCTACGGCAAGGACGGCGCACTGCGCGGGATGCCCCATGCCGAAGGTTTCGACGGGATGGACCGCGCCGAGTACGGACTCGTCGAGTTCCCTTGCGAGGTACGCCATTCGCTGGTGTGGGTGGTCCCGACCCAGGGTGCCGACCTGGACATCGCCGCCACCCTGGGGCACAAGCATGATGCCGAGGTCGCCGACACCGGGATGACCACGTCGTATCAGGTCCGCAAGGAGACCTGGCGGCTCGGAATGAACTGGAAGATCGCCGTGGACGGCGTCCAGGACTCGTATCACCTGTGCCAGTTGCACACCAAGACGGTGTGCAACTACCTGGAGGGCAACATCACCGCCTTCGACATGGTCGACCGGTCGTGGCGGCTGGTCGTGGCGCGCAAGTCCATCACCGAGGTACGCGACGCCGACCCCGACACCTACGACGTCCGTGATTACTCGTTGGCAAATTACACCGTGTACCCCGGCACCATGCTCGTCACCGAGCCGAACCATTTCGAGGTCTGGACCATCGTCCCCGACCCCGACGACCCGAATGTCTCGTACTGCACCATCCGGCTGCTCTCGCCGACGAAGCCGCAGACCGCCCGAGAGGAGCGGATTCTCGAGAAGAACTGGGATCTGTTGATGGAGACGCTGCACGACGAGGACTGGTTCGTCACCAAGACCATCACCGACAACGCCGCCAACGGCCAGGTCGACGAACTCATCTACGGGCGCAACGAACTTCCCGGGCAGGTCTTCCACGCGATGGTCGCGCGCGATGTTGCCGCGCTGGCCGCCCCCGTGGGAGAGCCGGTCGCGTGA
- a CDS encoding Zn-ribbon domain-containing OB-fold protein, which yields MTTAAPPWGPAADGHDFQYWDGLLAGELRLQRCHDCRTWIWGPQSVCSACYGFDLRFESVEPSGTVYSWSRSWYPYIDELRDRLPYISVLVELPHAGGRRVLGLLVDDLDRAPRIGEPVHGFFERDETQPWPLLRWRRDETEGGGRR from the coding sequence ATGACGACGGCAGCGCCCCCGTGGGGGCCGGCCGCCGACGGCCACGACTTCCAGTACTGGGACGGTCTGCTCGCCGGTGAGCTACGTCTGCAACGCTGTCACGACTGTCGCACGTGGATCTGGGGACCCCAGTCGGTGTGCAGTGCGTGTTACGGATTCGATCTGCGATTCGAATCCGTCGAGCCGAGCGGCACCGTCTACAGCTGGAGCCGTAGCTGGTACCCCTACATCGACGAACTGCGCGATCGGTTGCCCTACATCAGTGTGCTCGTCGAACTTCCCCATGCCGGCGGCCGACGAGTGCTCGGATTGCTCGTCGACGACCTCGACCGGGCACCCCGGATCGGTGAGCCGGTACACGGCTTCTTCGAGCGCGACGAGACCCAACCGTGGCCGCTACTGCGCTGGCGACGCGACGAGACCGAGGGAGGTGGCCGGCGATGA
- a CDS encoding thiolase C-terminal domain-containing protein, giving the protein MSVSMRGAAAVVGVAEMHYKRGESPYTEQQMTIRAILDACSDAGVSPREIDGFVSYAGGANDGPILGAALMIDELRWSNMMWGGGGGSVAAALINAATAIATGQAQCVVVYRAMSQADTGRLGYAKYHYGSHFLAHGVGSPAQICAMRTQRMLEHDGVPREAMRSLVLAAYQHAQQNPTAQGYGRPLDADTYDGSRLIAEPFHLYDCSRESDGAVALVLVADERARELRSEPAYLLAGAQGAPGGYCERIDNDAQYSTAGFGPANNGKSGVAERLWTAAGLGPDDVDVVQVYENFSGPAVAALIDHRLCPPGEAAGSVMTVENLTAPQGKLPVNTSGGNLADAFVNGLNLAVEAVRQIRGTSTNQVDGARTSLFIGGPMAPLVSSVLFAHEDVL; this is encoded by the coding sequence ATGAGTGTGTCGATGCGAGGTGCCGCCGCGGTGGTCGGTGTCGCCGAAATGCATTACAAGCGCGGAGAATCGCCGTATACCGAGCAGCAGATGACGATTCGCGCGATTCTCGATGCGTGCTCGGACGCGGGGGTCTCCCCGCGCGAGATCGACGGCTTCGTCTCCTACGCGGGGGGGGCGAACGACGGACCGATCCTCGGTGCGGCGCTCATGATCGACGAGTTGCGCTGGTCCAACATGATGTGGGGAGGTGGCGGCGGTAGTGTCGCGGCCGCTCTCATCAATGCTGCGACTGCCATCGCCACCGGTCAGGCCCAGTGCGTGGTGGTCTACCGGGCGATGTCGCAAGCCGACACCGGTCGGCTCGGATACGCGAAGTACCACTACGGCTCCCACTTCCTCGCCCACGGGGTCGGTTCGCCCGCCCAGATCTGCGCCATGCGGACGCAACGCATGCTCGAACACGACGGCGTGCCGCGAGAGGCCATGAGATCCCTGGTGCTCGCGGCATATCAGCACGCACAACAGAATCCGACCGCGCAGGGGTACGGTCGGCCACTCGACGCCGACACCTACGACGGATCACGGTTGATCGCCGAGCCGTTTCATCTCTACGACTGCTCCCGCGAAAGCGACGGCGCCGTCGCGCTGGTCCTCGTCGCCGACGAGCGGGCACGAGAGCTCCGCTCGGAGCCCGCCTATCTGCTCGCCGGAGCGCAGGGCGCCCCCGGTGGATACTGCGAGCGCATCGACAACGACGCCCAGTACTCCACCGCCGGGTTCGGTCCCGCCAACAACGGGAAATCCGGTGTCGCCGAGCGCCTGTGGACCGCAGCTGGTCTCGGTCCCGATGACGTCGACGTGGTGCAGGTGTACGAGAACTTCAGTGGTCCGGCCGTCGCTGCGCTGATCGACCATCGGCTCTGCCCGCCCGGCGAGGCGGCCGGCAGCGTGATGACCGTGGAGAACCTGACGGCGCCACAGGGCAAGTTGCCCGTCAACACCAGTGGCGGCAACCTGGCCGATGCCTTCGTCAACGGTCTGAACCTGGCCGTGGAGGCGGTCCGCCAAATTCGCGGTACCTCGACCAATCAGGTCGATGGAGCGCGGACGTCGTTGTTCATCGGTGGACCGATGGCCCCGCTGGTCAGTTCGGTTCTGTTCGCCCACGAGGACGTGCTGTGA
- a CDS encoding aldehyde dehydrogenase, producing the protein MSITDRESEPVLDRRRLFIGGRWVEPSSGSAVTDVIEAATEKSVGSAVLGSPADIDAAVAAARAASAGPWSAMPGGERAELLERFASALQSRARDTARLVSRENGMPIALSKSVNGFGPAAMVRYYANLVRAEEAADVRPSSFGGRTVVRHEPVGVVAAITPWNYPQPLAAMKIAPALAVGCTVILKPAPETALDAYVFADAAHDAGIPDGVLNIVPAERDTAAYLVAHPGVDKVAFTGSTAAGREIGRTCGALLRPVTLELGGKSAAIVADDADLDLFAAHLLEVSLVNNGQTCHASTRILAPRSRYSEVVDAVTDTVRALPVGDPLDKATAIGPLVSARQRDRVLGYIDAGRAAGYRITTGGGAPADQPLGWFVEPTVFEGVDNSATIAQEEIFGPVLTITPYDGDDDAVAIANDSEYGLGGTVWTADEDHGLALAARIQTGTVGVNHYALDLAAPFGGVKASGLGRELGPEGLAPYRSTKSVYFST; encoded by the coding sequence GTGAGCATCACCGATCGGGAGTCGGAGCCCGTGCTCGACCGCAGGAGACTGTTCATCGGTGGGCGATGGGTCGAGCCGTCGTCGGGCTCGGCGGTCACCGACGTCATCGAGGCGGCGACCGAGAAGTCCGTGGGCTCTGCGGTGTTGGGTTCCCCTGCCGACATCGACGCCGCGGTGGCCGCGGCGCGCGCGGCGTCGGCGGGCCCCTGGTCGGCCATGCCCGGCGGTGAGCGGGCCGAACTGCTGGAGCGATTCGCCTCAGCGCTGCAATCCCGCGCCCGTGACACCGCTCGTCTGGTCAGCCGTGAGAACGGCATGCCGATCGCACTCTCGAAGTCGGTCAACGGGTTCGGGCCCGCGGCCATGGTGCGCTACTACGCGAACCTGGTCCGTGCCGAGGAGGCCGCCGACGTGCGCCCGAGCTCCTTCGGCGGGCGAACCGTGGTTCGACACGAGCCCGTCGGGGTGGTCGCCGCGATCACCCCGTGGAACTACCCGCAACCCCTCGCGGCGATGAAGATCGCCCCGGCGCTTGCGGTCGGGTGCACCGTCATCCTCAAACCCGCGCCGGAGACGGCGCTGGACGCCTACGTGTTCGCCGATGCCGCACACGACGCCGGAATACCCGACGGAGTTCTCAACATCGTTCCCGCAGAACGTGACACCGCCGCATACCTGGTCGCGCACCCCGGTGTGGACAAGGTGGCCTTCACCGGGTCGACGGCGGCCGGTCGGGAGATCGGTCGCACCTGCGGTGCGCTGCTGCGACCGGTGACGCTCGAACTCGGTGGCAAGTCGGCGGCCATCGTCGCCGACGACGCCGACCTCGATCTGTTCGCCGCGCATCTGCTGGAGGTGTCGCTGGTGAACAACGGTCAGACCTGTCACGCGAGCACCCGAATCCTCGCACCGCGTTCGCGGTACTCCGAGGTCGTCGACGCCGTGACCGACACGGTGCGTGCGCTGCCGGTCGGCGACCCGCTCGACAAGGCCACCGCGATCGGTCCGTTGGTCAGTGCGCGGCAACGGGATCGGGTGCTCGGCTATATCGACGCCGGACGCGCTGCCGGATATCGCATCACCACCGGTGGCGGGGCTCCCGCCGACCAGCCGCTCGGTTGGTTTGTCGAGCCCACGGTGTTCGAGGGCGTCGACAACTCGGCGACGATCGCACAGGAGGAGATCTTCGGCCCGGTGCTGACGATCACCCCGTATGACGGCGACGACGACGCGGTGGCCATCGCCAACGACTCCGAGTACGGACTCGGGGGTACCGTCTGGACCGCTGACGAGGACCACGGGCTGGCGTTGGCCGCGCGGATTCAGACCGGCACCGTCGGGGTCAATCACTACGCCCTCGACCTCGCGGCGCCGTTCGGGGGAGTCAAGGCGTCGGGACTGGGTCGAGAACTCGGCCCGGAAGGTCTCGCGCCGTATCGGTCCACCAAGTCCGTGTACTTCTCGACATAG
- a CDS encoding PDR/VanB family oxidoreductase — MEFSLQHTNSHEHHAMVVAAKDVVATDVVSLTLAAANPTRAPGDTTDGHSADSNGADGATRVPEWDPGSHIDLILGADLIRQYSLCGSVADGDHLRIAVLREPSGRGGSERVHDVLAVGDTVEIKGPRNHFPLVDAASYLFVAGGIGITPLIPMIAQADEAGAEWSLLYGGRTRSGMAFADDLVEKYGARVTVRPEDEYGLLPLADALDDQRVGTTVYCCGPEPLLTAIEKLCDTRPDVELHVERFAPKAQTVDGTDGASFEVELAQSGREIRVGEGETVLDALLREGIDHDFSCREGTCGTCETAVLDGVPDHRDSVLSDEEKAENDCMMVCVSRSCSPRLVLDL; from the coding sequence ATGGAATTCTCGTTGCAGCACACCAATTCTCACGAGCACCATGCGATGGTGGTGGCCGCCAAGGACGTCGTGGCCACCGATGTGGTCTCGTTGACCCTGGCGGCGGCCAACCCCACACGGGCTCCGGGTGATACGACAGACGGCCACTCGGCAGACAGCAATGGAGCAGACGGCGCGACGAGGGTCCCCGAATGGGATCCCGGCTCGCACATCGACCTGATCCTCGGCGCTGACCTGATCCGTCAGTACTCACTGTGCGGATCGGTCGCCGATGGTGACCACCTGCGCATCGCCGTGCTGCGTGAACCGTCGGGCCGCGGAGGTTCCGAGCGTGTCCATGACGTGCTCGCGGTGGGCGACACCGTCGAGATCAAGGGCCCGCGTAATCATTTCCCACTGGTGGACGCGGCGTCGTATCTGTTCGTCGCCGGCGGTATCGGGATCACACCGCTGATCCCGATGATCGCCCAGGCCGACGAGGCGGGCGCGGAGTGGTCGCTGCTCTACGGTGGGCGTACGCGCAGCGGGATGGCCTTCGCCGACGACCTCGTCGAGAAGTACGGCGCCCGGGTGACAGTGCGGCCCGAGGACGAGTACGGACTGCTGCCGCTCGCCGACGCGCTCGATGACCAACGCGTGGGTACGACCGTCTATTGCTGTGGTCCCGAACCGTTGCTCACTGCGATCGAGAAGCTCTGTGACACAAGGCCGGACGTGGAACTCCACGTCGAACGATTCGCGCCCAAGGCCCAGACCGTCGACGGTACCGACGGTGCGTCCTTCGAGGTCGAGCTCGCGCAAAGTGGTCGGGAGATCCGGGTCGGCGAAGGCGAAACCGTCCTCGATGCATTGTTGCGGGAGGGTATCGACCACGACTTCTCCTGCCGCGAGGGCACCTGCGGCACATGCGAAACCGCGGTACTCGACGGTGTTCCGGACCACCGCGACTCGGTGCTCAGCGACGAGGAGAAGGCCGAGAACGACTGCATGATGGTCTGTGTCTCGCGCAGTTGCTCGCCGCGGCTCGTCCTCGATCTCTGA
- a CDS encoding TetR family transcriptional regulator, whose amino-acid sequence MARPSNPLISRSAAVAASIEIIDSEGLDAFSLPRLAKHLGVRAPSLYHHFSDKNEILTEVARYIAGTSVKRPRMRPGPDWPEFFVSLALNFRQSILRHRNAAPVLLQHLPRDLFVSTYEDTAQFLRDSGVPVELHVRILDGMETLAIGAVLMEAMRRPNTKSTIFPNVDKNSQPLLAEALAANDLTQKQLFEAMVRSFLHGIIRDHDLERPDEARSA is encoded by the coding sequence ATGGCGCGCCCGTCCAATCCGCTGATCAGCCGTTCTGCCGCAGTTGCGGCATCGATCGAGATCATCGACTCGGAGGGACTCGATGCATTCAGCCTTCCCCGCCTGGCGAAGCATCTCGGAGTGCGCGCCCCGTCGCTGTATCACCACTTCTCCGACAAGAACGAAATCCTCACCGAGGTCGCCCGCTACATCGCCGGTACGTCGGTGAAGCGGCCGCGTATGCGTCCCGGGCCCGACTGGCCGGAGTTCTTCGTCTCACTGGCCCTGAACTTCCGGCAGTCGATCCTGCGGCACCGCAACGCCGCCCCGGTGCTGTTGCAGCACCTGCCGCGTGATCTGTTCGTCTCCACCTACGAGGACACCGCGCAGTTCCTCCGCGATTCGGGTGTCCCCGTGGAATTGCACGTACGCATCCTCGACGGGATGGAGACCCTGGCGATCGGCGCGGTCCTGATGGAGGCGATGCGCCGGCCCAACACCAAGTCCACGATCTTTCCCAACGTGGACAAGAACTCTCAGCCGCTGCTTGCCGAGGCACTCGCCGCCAATGATCTGACGCAGAAGCAGTTGTTCGAGGCCATGGTGCGCAGCTTCCTGCACGGCATCATCCGCGATCATGATCTCGAGCGTCCGGACGAGGCCAGGTCGGCGTGA